A segment of the Desulfofundulus kuznetsovii DSM 6115 genome:
CCAGTCCGGTCCGGCAGAAATCGTCCATACTAAGGGAATTCCTGTGGTCCCTCTCGCACCTGGAGACCACGGGTCTAGAAGTTGAATATGCGTTTATCGATGATAACGAAAGGGAAAGTACCCTGTTGCGGGAGTTTGCCGCCGGGAGAAAAAATGTTCATATCTTCCCCGGCAACGGTGCAGGGCACGCTTACCACTGCGACGAACATACCCACCACTGGCGGGAAGATTTAATCTGGAAAGTGGCCGGATATAAGAACCGTTTTATCCAGCTGGCCCGGAACAGTGGCTTTGATTTCTTGTTTCTGATTGATTCGGACCTGGTGCTGCACCCGAAAACGCTGGTCCACCTGGTGAGCCTGGGGAAAGATATCGTTTCTGAGGTATACTGGACCAGATGGGAACCCGGTATGATCCCCCTGCCCCAGGTCTGGGTGGGCGACCAGTACCGCCTGTACCACATGGCCCGGGGCGAGGCGCTGGACGAGCGGGAAGCGGCCCGGCGGCAGAAGGAGTTCCTGGAGATGCTCCGGCGCCCCGGCACTTACAGGGTTGGCGGCCTGGGTGCATGTACCCTGATCAGCCGCAGGGCAATCCTGTTGGGGGTCTCCTTCAGCGAAATATATAACCTGGGCTTTATCGGGGAGGACCGGCACTTTTGCATCCGGGCGGCCGCCCTGGGACTGGAGCTCTATGCCGACACCCATTACCCGCCGTTCCATATATACCGGGAGTCTGATTTTGCGGGCTTGAAGGCGTATAAAGAGAAATATTTTCCGGCCGGCAAGGAAACTCCCGCCGGCGCGGCCATGCTGCAAACTGCTGATGAAGAGACTGGTACACGGGGAAGTAAAATTACCCTTGCCATGCTGGTAAGAAACGAAGCCGGGAGATACCTTGAGAGGGTTCTCAAGCACGCGGCTCAGTACATCGATTGTGCCGTGATTTTAGACGATGCCAGCGAGGATAACACAATAGAAGTGTGTAAAAAAGCCCTGCAAAACATTCCCTTGACCCTGGTTTCCAACAACCAACCCTCTTTTCATAACGAAATCATCCTGCGCAAGCAGCTCTGGGAACTGGCGGTGGGAACCGGGCCGGACTGGATTTTGATTCTGGACGCCGATGAAATTTTTGAGGAGCGCGCGGTAAAGGAACTAAGGTCCCTGGCTGCCAATCCGGAAATTGAGGTTTATTATTTCCGCCTCTACGACATGTGGGATGAAGATCATTACCGTGAGGACGAATACTGGAGAGCCCACCACTATTACAGACCCTTCATGGTCAGGTATGTTCCCGGTTTCCCCTACCAGTGGCGGGAAACTCCCCAGCACTGCGGGCGCTTTCCCCATAACATCACTGAGCTTAGAGGCGCCACCAGCTCATTGCGGGTGAAACACCTGGGCTGGATGAAACCGGCCGACCGCCTGGCCAAGTACTACCGCTACAAAAAACTGGACCCTTTTGGGCAGTATGGAGTAATGGGGCAGTACCTATCCATTCTTGATCCCAAACCAAACCTGGTGGCCTGGAAAGACGAGCAGTGAATTTGCCCGGTGATGCAATCTGTTCACCGCTCAGTAAATGTTCAGTAGAACCGCTCTGTTAACTACAAAGGCACGGCGTTGTCCAGAGCGAACGATTTTGCGGAGCGCCGGTAACAGCACCCGGTGAAGCGAGGTTGCCGGCTCGGCTCTCGAGGACGCCAACGAAACCAGGCGAGAGAAATATAGAAGAACCACATCGGGTAGAAAAAGTTAAACAGCATAAAAACAGTTTCGATGGCAATCCGCAGAGAGCCAGAGCCGGCCCGAAGCGAACTGTGGTGCTGTCGGCGCGGAGCACATGAGTGAGCGGGACAACGCCGTGCCATAGGTGGGTTGACTGAACATTTATACCGCACAAAACCTTAGTTTCACAGCGGCGGCCTTGACTGCCACCCCGCAGGTGGTTGGATAATTGCACATATCATTCTCCTGGTGCATAATATGAACCTGAAAAAATCCACCGTACGGGTTGCCATAATGCAAAACGGGGCCGGGCAATGGCGCCCCCCGCAGCGCAGCAAACCACTGCCTTGCGAGGGGCGTCTTTCTTTTTCCGGGTCGGCCCCCAAACGCCAGCCCGTACTGGTATTACCGGGAGGGTGAAAGTCAAATGTGCGGAATTACCGGCTGGGTGGACTGGGAAGAGGATCTCACCCGGCAAAAAACCGTACTCGAGGACATGGCGGCAACCCTGGCCTGCCGCGGGCCCGACGCAGCCGGGGTGTGGCTGTCTCCCCGGGCTGCCCTGGCCCACCGCCGTCTGATCGTGGTTGATCCCGCGGGCGGGGGGCAGCCCATGATCCGCCGGAAGGGGGAGTACAGGTATATAATTACTTATAACGGTGAACTGTACAACACCCCGGAGCTGCGGGCGGAGCTGGAATCCCGGGGTTATCGCTTCCAGGGCCACTCGGACACGGAAGTGTTGCTCACGGCATTTATGGAGTGGGGCAAAGAATGCGTGCCGCGCTTGAACGGTATTTTCGCCTTTGCCATCTGGAATGAAGAGGAGCAAAGCCTGTTCATGGCCCGGGACCGGCTGGGAGTAAAACCCCTTTTTTATACCCAAAGGGGTAGCACTTTTATCTTTGGTTCGGAATTGAAGGCCCTCCTGGCCCACCCGGGCGTGCAACCGGAGGTGGACGCTGAAGGTCTGGCCGAAATCTTTGTTTTGGGCCCCGGACGCACGCCGGGACACGGCGTTTTCCGGGGAGTAAAGGAGCTGAGGCCCGGTCACTGCCTGGTTTACAACCGCCGGGGTGTGCACGTTTACCGGTACTGGGCCCTGGAAAGTCACCCCCACCCGGACGACCTGGACACCACCGCCGACAAGGTGGGCTGGCTTGTGCAGGATGCGGTGCGGCGGCAGCTGGTGGCCGATGTGCCCGTCTGCACCCTGCTTTCCGGCGGCCTCGACTCCAGCGCCATTTCGGCCTTTGCCGCGGCCGCCTTCCAGCAAAACTGTACCGGGCCACTGCGTACCTTTTCGGTGGACTATATGGATAACGACCGTTACTTCCGGCCCAATCAATTCGAGCCCGATGCCGATGCCCGGTGGGTAAATCGGGTGTCGCACTTCCTGGGCACCCACCACCGGACCGTGTTGGTCGACGCGCCACAGCTGGTGGAGGCGCTAAGCGCTGCCGTGCGGGCCCGGGATTTGCCCGGTATGGCCGATGTGGACGCTTCCCTTCTGCTCTTCTGCCGGGAGGTCAAAAAAGAAGCCACCGTGGCCCTGTCAGGCGAGTGCGCCGACGAAATTTTCGGCGGCTATCCCTGGTTCCGGAGGGAGGATGCCCTGGCCGCCCAAACCTTTCCCTGGGCGCTTGATACTGGAGGGCGGACCCGTTTGTTGTCGCCGGAACTGCTGGCCATGATCCGGCCGGAGGAATATGTGGCGCAGCGCTACCGGGACACCCTGGCCGAAGTACCGCGCCTTAGGGGGGAAAATCCCCGGGAAGCACGCATGCGTGAAATGTTCTACCTGAATCTCAACTGGTTCATGGCCACGCTCCTGGACCGCAAGGACCGCATGAGCATGGCCACGGGACTGGAAGTGCGGGTGCCTTTTTGCGACCACCGCCTGGTGGAATACGCCTGGAACATCCCCTGGGAGATGAAATGCTGCGGGGGGATGGAAAAGGGTATCTTGCGCCGGGCGCTGGCGGAGGTGCTGCCCCAGGAGGTGCTCCTGGGGCGCAAGAGCCCTTACCCCAAAACCCATCACCCGGCCTATTTCGCGGCCGTGCGCCGGTGGCTCCTGGATATTCTGGACGACGCCGCCTCCCCCCTGTTGCCCTTTATCAACGTTGAGGCCGTGCGCCAGTTTGCCCGGCTGGATGCGCCGGCCATGAACAGGCCCTGGTACGGCCAGCTGATGCGCGGGCCGCAGCTCCTGGCCTACCTCATTCAGGTTGACACCTGGCTCAGGGAGTACCGGGTGGTGGTAAGGTAGCTATTGTAAAGTCACAGTCGCGGAGATATTCGCGCGGCAACGGCAAAAACTTAAGCCCCGTGCTTTGTTCACGGGGCTTTATAAAATGGTGACCCCAGCGGGATTCGAACCCGCGTTACCGCCGTGAAAGGGCGGTGTCTTAGGCCGCTTGACCATGGGGCCATGGTGAGCCATGGTGGACTCGAACCACCGACACCCTGATTAAAAGTCAGGTGCTCTACCAGCTGAGCTAATGGCTCACAAGAACATTACCGGTTGATATAATACTATAGATGGAGGACCGGTGTCAACACAAAATTTTATGGTTGCTTGTTGCAATGGCCGGAGTGTCTTCAAAAAGTTTTAGCGATTTA
Coding sequences within it:
- a CDS encoding glycosyltransferase, giving the protein MQRVLIASPVRQKSSILREFLWSLSHLETTGLEVEYAFIDDNERESTLLREFAAGRKNVHIFPGNGAGHAYHCDEHTHHWREDLIWKVAGYKNRFIQLARNSGFDFLFLIDSDLVLHPKTLVHLVSLGKDIVSEVYWTRWEPGMIPLPQVWVGDQYRLYHMARGEALDEREAARRQKEFLEMLRRPGTYRVGGLGACTLISRRAILLGVSFSEIYNLGFIGEDRHFCIRAAALGLELYADTHYPPFHIYRESDFAGLKAYKEKYFPAGKETPAGAAMLQTADEETGTRGSKITLAMLVRNEAGRYLERVLKHAAQYIDCAVILDDASEDNTIEVCKKALQNIPLTLVSNNQPSFHNEIILRKQLWELAVGTGPDWILILDADEIFEERAVKELRSLAANPEIEVYYFRLYDMWDEDHYREDEYWRAHHYYRPFMVRYVPGFPYQWRETPQHCGRFPHNITELRGATSSLRVKHLGWMKPADRLAKYYRYKKLDPFGQYGVMGQYLSILDPKPNLVAWKDEQ
- the asnB gene encoding asparagine synthase (glutamine-hydrolyzing) — encoded protein: MCGITGWVDWEEDLTRQKTVLEDMAATLACRGPDAAGVWLSPRAALAHRRLIVVDPAGGGQPMIRRKGEYRYIITYNGELYNTPELRAELESRGYRFQGHSDTEVLLTAFMEWGKECVPRLNGIFAFAIWNEEEQSLFMARDRLGVKPLFYTQRGSTFIFGSELKALLAHPGVQPEVDAEGLAEIFVLGPGRTPGHGVFRGVKELRPGHCLVYNRRGVHVYRYWALESHPHPDDLDTTADKVGWLVQDAVRRQLVADVPVCTLLSGGLDSSAISAFAAAAFQQNCTGPLRTFSVDYMDNDRYFRPNQFEPDADARWVNRVSHFLGTHHRTVLVDAPQLVEALSAAVRARDLPGMADVDASLLLFCREVKKEATVALSGECADEIFGGYPWFRREDALAAQTFPWALDTGGRTRLLSPELLAMIRPEEYVAQRYRDTLAEVPRLRGENPREARMREMFYLNLNWFMATLLDRKDRMSMATGLEVRVPFCDHRLVEYAWNIPWEMKCCGGMEKGILRRALAEVLPQEVLLGRKSPYPKTHHPAYFAAVRRWLLDILDDAASPLLPFINVEAVRQFARLDAPAMNRPWYGQLMRGPQLLAYLIQVDTWLREYRVVVR